Proteins encoded within one genomic window of Anastrepha ludens isolate Willacy chromosome 4, idAnaLude1.1, whole genome shotgun sequence:
- the LOC128859681 gene encoding transportin-1-like isoform X1 gives MYIKDNHSQIIELKPYKKMWEPQVEDLKEIITVLKQAQSLDKAAQIAVKQKLEELNQHPDFNNYLIYVLTKLKTEDEQTRSLSGLILKNSIWIHRNTLPPEIIEYIKHECLQAIGDPSPLIRATVGILITTITSNGRLQYWPQLLPSLCDMLDPQDYNVCEGSFSTLQKICKDDLGVINRSLYMMIPKFLQYFNHNSPKIRSHAIACINQFIVNRSQAVMLHIDAFIESLFNLTSDEDYEVKKNVCHGLVMLLDVHMDRLLPHMSQIIEYMLIRTQDSDLSVALEASEFWLSLAEQNICREVLAPYLWQLAPILVRGMRCSEIDINLLHGNVEESVLVPDLDEDIRPELHRSCTHKSKSDENNVDDVLDDDSSLPKWDLRKCSIVTLTALANVFREECLPIFLPIIKDTLFPQEWNIKEIGIGTLGAIAEGCMQGMIPYLPEIIPYLISCLSDQMAFVRSITCWTLSRYANWVVNQPHDQYLKQFMEELLKRILDSNKRVQEAACFAFDTLMEEASTELVPYLEDILKALSLALLKYRDTNLLILYDAVRTLADSVGHHLNKPQYIDILMPPLIEKWNFIKDDDKDLFLLLECLSSIATVLQSGFLPYCDLVYPRCISLIEQTLNQDMACKTNPDLEHPDKVRMIGALDLLTGLAEGLAGHITPLVANSNITHLVHHCMKDANIDVRDSSIGLLGALIKTCFQHVYPFFGKLVPILFKNMCGPNGLAACLAYGEICERVTVEELEKYPRE, from the exons ATGTACATCAAAG ATAATCACTCccaaataattgaattaaagCCATATAAGAAGATGTGGGAACCGCAAGTCGAAgacttaaaagaaataattacagTCCTCAAACAGGCTCAGTCGCTGGATAAAGCCGCTCAAATAGCTGTTAAACAG AAACTAGAGGAATTGAATCAACATcccgattttaataattaccTGATTTATGTACTGACGAAACTAAAAACTGAGGATGAGCAAACACGTTCTCTAAGTGgtctaattttaaaaaatagcatCTGGATTCATAGAAATACTCTACCGCCAGAGATTATTGAATATATCAAGCATGAATGTTTGCAAGCTATCGGAGATCCGTCACCTCTGATAAGAGCTACTGTTGGTATATTGATCACTACTATCACCAGCAATGGCCGTTTACAATATTGGCCCCAATTACTTCCCTCTTTGTGTGACATGTTGGACCCGCAGGACTATAATGTATGTGAAGGTTCTTTCAGTACTTTACAAAAGATATGTAAAGATGACTTGGGTGTAATCAATCGGTCTCTATACATGATGATTCCGAAATTTCTTCAATACTTCAACCACAATAGCCCGAAGATACGTTCACATGCCATAGCTTGTATCAATCAATTCATTGTGAACCGATCACAGGCTGTGATGCTACACATCGACGCATTCATTGAAAGCTTATTTAACCTAACGTCCGACGAAGATTATGAGGTAAAAAAGAATGTATGTCACGGGTTGGTGATGCTGTTAGACGTTCATATGGATCGTTTGCTGCCGCATATGTCACAAATTATTGAG TATATGCTCATACGCACCCAAGACTCAGATCTAAGTGTAGCATTAGAAGCGTCAGAATTCTGGTTATCTCTCGCTGAACAGAATATTTGCAGAGAAGTGTTGGCACCCTATTTATGGCAGCTGGCTCCAATATTAGTACGTGGAATGCGATGCTCTGAAATTGATATTAACCTGCTACACGGCAATGTTGAGGAGAGCGTCTTAGTGCCTGACCTTGACGAGGACATACGTCCTGAACTCCACAGATCTTGTACGCACAAGTCGAAATCTGACGAAAACAATGTTGATGATGTGCTAGATGATGACAGTTCACTACCAAAATGGGATTTGCGCAAATGTAGCATCGTTACACTGACTGCGTTAGCAAATGTTTTTCGGGAAGAATGTCTACCTATTTTTCTGCCCATTATCAAGGATACTCTGTTTCCTCAGGAATGGAATATCAAAGAGATTGGAATTGGTACACTGGGTGCTATTGCCGAGGGCTGCATGCAGGGTATGATCCCATATCTCCCCGAAATCATACCCTACTTGATCAGTTGTTTGTCGGACCAGATGGCATTCGTTCGCTCTATAACTTGCTGGACATTATCGCGCTATGCTAACTGGGTAGTAAACCAGCCACATGATCAATATTTGAAACAGTTCATGGAAGAACTACTAAAACGCATATTAGATTCTAATAAGCGAGTACAAGAGGCAGCTTGCTTCGCATTCGATACCCTTATGGAGGAGGCTAGCACCGAATTGGTGCCATATTTAGAAGATATATTAAAAGCTTTATCATTGGCCCtcttaaaatatcgagatacaAATTTGCTTATACTATATGACGCAGTTAGAACTCTAGCCGACTCTGTGGGTCATCATCTCAACAAACCACAATACATCGATATTTTAATGCCTCCATTAATTGAAAAGTGGAATTTCATAAAGGATGACGACAAAGACCTATTTCTTCTTTTGGAGTGCTTGTCAAGCATCGCAACAGTTTTACAATCAGGATTTTTACCTTACTGCGATCTAGTTTATCCGCGTTGCATTTCACTTATCGAACAGACGCTGAATCAAGACATG GCATGTAAAACTAATCCTGATCTCGAGCATCCAGATAAAGTAAGAATGATTGGTGCATTAGATTTATTGACAGGCCTGGCAGAAGGTTTGGCGGGACATATTACGCCACTAGTCGCCAACAGTAATATCACACATTTAGTGCACCACTGCATGAAGGATGCAAATATAGAC GTGCGAGATTCGTCGATCGGATTGTTGGGAGCATTAATTAAAACCTGTTTCCAGCATGTGTATCCATTCTTTGGAAAATTGGtaccaattttatttaaaaatatgtgtggCCCTAACGGGTTGGCCGCTTGCCTCGCTTATGGCGAAATTTGCGAGAGAGTGACgg TCGAAGAACTTGAGAAGTACCCACGTGAATGA
- the LOC128859681 gene encoding transportin-1-like isoform X2 yields MWEPQVEDLKEIITVLKQAQSLDKAAQIAVKQKLEELNQHPDFNNYLIYVLTKLKTEDEQTRSLSGLILKNSIWIHRNTLPPEIIEYIKHECLQAIGDPSPLIRATVGILITTITSNGRLQYWPQLLPSLCDMLDPQDYNVCEGSFSTLQKICKDDLGVINRSLYMMIPKFLQYFNHNSPKIRSHAIACINQFIVNRSQAVMLHIDAFIESLFNLTSDEDYEVKKNVCHGLVMLLDVHMDRLLPHMSQIIEYMLIRTQDSDLSVALEASEFWLSLAEQNICREVLAPYLWQLAPILVRGMRCSEIDINLLHGNVEESVLVPDLDEDIRPELHRSCTHKSKSDENNVDDVLDDDSSLPKWDLRKCSIVTLTALANVFREECLPIFLPIIKDTLFPQEWNIKEIGIGTLGAIAEGCMQGMIPYLPEIIPYLISCLSDQMAFVRSITCWTLSRYANWVVNQPHDQYLKQFMEELLKRILDSNKRVQEAACFAFDTLMEEASTELVPYLEDILKALSLALLKYRDTNLLILYDAVRTLADSVGHHLNKPQYIDILMPPLIEKWNFIKDDDKDLFLLLECLSSIATVLQSGFLPYCDLVYPRCISLIEQTLNQDMACKTNPDLEHPDKVRMIGALDLLTGLAEGLAGHITPLVANSNITHLVHHCMKDANIDVRDSSIGLLGALIKTCFQHVYPFFGKLVPILFKNMCGPNGLAACLAYGEICERVTVEELEKYPRE; encoded by the exons ATGTGGGAACCGCAAGTCGAAgacttaaaagaaataattacagTCCTCAAACAGGCTCAGTCGCTGGATAAAGCCGCTCAAATAGCTGTTAAACAG AAACTAGAGGAATTGAATCAACATcccgattttaataattaccTGATTTATGTACTGACGAAACTAAAAACTGAGGATGAGCAAACACGTTCTCTAAGTGgtctaattttaaaaaatagcatCTGGATTCATAGAAATACTCTACCGCCAGAGATTATTGAATATATCAAGCATGAATGTTTGCAAGCTATCGGAGATCCGTCACCTCTGATAAGAGCTACTGTTGGTATATTGATCACTACTATCACCAGCAATGGCCGTTTACAATATTGGCCCCAATTACTTCCCTCTTTGTGTGACATGTTGGACCCGCAGGACTATAATGTATGTGAAGGTTCTTTCAGTACTTTACAAAAGATATGTAAAGATGACTTGGGTGTAATCAATCGGTCTCTATACATGATGATTCCGAAATTTCTTCAATACTTCAACCACAATAGCCCGAAGATACGTTCACATGCCATAGCTTGTATCAATCAATTCATTGTGAACCGATCACAGGCTGTGATGCTACACATCGACGCATTCATTGAAAGCTTATTTAACCTAACGTCCGACGAAGATTATGAGGTAAAAAAGAATGTATGTCACGGGTTGGTGATGCTGTTAGACGTTCATATGGATCGTTTGCTGCCGCATATGTCACAAATTATTGAG TATATGCTCATACGCACCCAAGACTCAGATCTAAGTGTAGCATTAGAAGCGTCAGAATTCTGGTTATCTCTCGCTGAACAGAATATTTGCAGAGAAGTGTTGGCACCCTATTTATGGCAGCTGGCTCCAATATTAGTACGTGGAATGCGATGCTCTGAAATTGATATTAACCTGCTACACGGCAATGTTGAGGAGAGCGTCTTAGTGCCTGACCTTGACGAGGACATACGTCCTGAACTCCACAGATCTTGTACGCACAAGTCGAAATCTGACGAAAACAATGTTGATGATGTGCTAGATGATGACAGTTCACTACCAAAATGGGATTTGCGCAAATGTAGCATCGTTACACTGACTGCGTTAGCAAATGTTTTTCGGGAAGAATGTCTACCTATTTTTCTGCCCATTATCAAGGATACTCTGTTTCCTCAGGAATGGAATATCAAAGAGATTGGAATTGGTACACTGGGTGCTATTGCCGAGGGCTGCATGCAGGGTATGATCCCATATCTCCCCGAAATCATACCCTACTTGATCAGTTGTTTGTCGGACCAGATGGCATTCGTTCGCTCTATAACTTGCTGGACATTATCGCGCTATGCTAACTGGGTAGTAAACCAGCCACATGATCAATATTTGAAACAGTTCATGGAAGAACTACTAAAACGCATATTAGATTCTAATAAGCGAGTACAAGAGGCAGCTTGCTTCGCATTCGATACCCTTATGGAGGAGGCTAGCACCGAATTGGTGCCATATTTAGAAGATATATTAAAAGCTTTATCATTGGCCCtcttaaaatatcgagatacaAATTTGCTTATACTATATGACGCAGTTAGAACTCTAGCCGACTCTGTGGGTCATCATCTCAACAAACCACAATACATCGATATTTTAATGCCTCCATTAATTGAAAAGTGGAATTTCATAAAGGATGACGACAAAGACCTATTTCTTCTTTTGGAGTGCTTGTCAAGCATCGCAACAGTTTTACAATCAGGATTTTTACCTTACTGCGATCTAGTTTATCCGCGTTGCATTTCACTTATCGAACAGACGCTGAATCAAGACATG GCATGTAAAACTAATCCTGATCTCGAGCATCCAGATAAAGTAAGAATGATTGGTGCATTAGATTTATTGACAGGCCTGGCAGAAGGTTTGGCGGGACATATTACGCCACTAGTCGCCAACAGTAATATCACACATTTAGTGCACCACTGCATGAAGGATGCAAATATAGAC GTGCGAGATTCGTCGATCGGATTGTTGGGAGCATTAATTAAAACCTGTTTCCAGCATGTGTATCCATTCTTTGGAAAATTGGtaccaattttatttaaaaatatgtgtggCCCTAACGGGTTGGCCGCTTGCCTCGCTTATGGCGAAATTTGCGAGAGAGTGACgg TCGAAGAACTTGAGAAGTACCCACGTGAATGA
- the LOC128859679 gene encoding transportin-1-like has protein sequence MTWEPQAEGLQQIITILKQSQSPDTATQMAVQLKLEELNQYPDFNNYLIYVLTKLKTEDEPTRSLSGLILKNNIRIHGNNLQPEIIEYIKHECLQAIGDPSPLIRATVGILITTIASNGGLQNWPQLLPSLCDMLDSQDYNVCEGSFSALQKICEDSAEILDSGVLNRPLNVMIPKFLQYFSHNSPKIRSHAIACINQFIVNRSQALMLHIDAFIESLFNLSSDEDHEVRKNVCHGLVMLLEVRMDRLLPHMSQIIEYMLIRTQDPDQGVALEASEFWLSLAEQSICKEVLAPYLGQLAPVLVRGMRYSEIDIILLKGNVEEDDMVPDREEDIRPRFHKSRTHTLKSGESGVDDDDDDFDDVLDDDSSLSEWNLRKCSAAALDVLANVFREECLPIVLPILKDTLFHQEWVIKESGVLALGAIAEGCMQGMIPHLPELIPYLISCLSDKKALVRSITCWTLSRYANWVVNQPHDQYLKPLMEELLKRILDSNKRVQEAACSAFATLEEEACTELVPYLEYILKTLVFAFSKYQHKNLLILYDAVGTLADSVGHHLNKPQYIDILMPPLIEKWNLLKDDDKDLFPLLECLSSIATALQSGFLPYCDPVYQRCISLIEQTLNQDMACKTNPGFEHPDKERMIVALDLLSGLAEGLDGHIESLVANSNIMQLLYQCMQDVLPEVRQSSFALLGDLTKACFQHVHPFMSEFFPILGQNLNPDYISVCNNATWAIGEICMKLGEETRQYIHLVLNELFVIINRPNTPKTLLENTAITIGRLGYVCPVEVAPYLPEFVRQWCTSLRHIRDNDEKDSAFRGMCHMITVNPGGVVPDFIFFCDAVASWVNPPQDLHQMIQKILHGFKTQVGEENWRRFVDQFPQNLSERLVAMYNI, from the exons atgacGTGGGAACCGCAAGCCGAAGGTTTACAACAAATAATTACAATCCTCAAGCAGTCTCAGTCGCCGGATACCGCCACTCAAATGGCTGTTCAACTG AAACTAGAGGAATTGAATCAATATcccgattttaataattaccTGATTTATGTACTGACGAAACTAAAAACTGAGGATGAGCCAACACGTTCTCTAAGTggtctaattttgaaaaataacatccGGATTCATGGAAATAATTTACAGCCAGAGATTATCGAATATATCAAGCATGAATGTTTGCAAGCTATCGGAGATCCTTCGCCTCTAATAAGAGCTACTGTTGGTATATTGATCACTACTATCGCCAGCAATGGCGGTTTACAAAATTGGCCCCAATTACTTCCCTCTTTGTGCGACATGTTGGACTCGCAGGACTATAATGTATGTGAAGGTTCGTTCAGTGCTTTACAAAAGATATGCGAGGATTCAGCAGAGATACTTGACTCGGGTGTACTCAATCGGCCTCTAAACGTGATGATTCCGAAATTCCTTCAATATTTCAGCCACAATAGCCCGAAAATACGTTCCCATGCCATAGCTTGTATCAATCAATTCATTGTGAACCGATCACAGGCTCTGATGCTACACATCGACGCATTCATTGAAAGTTTATTTAACCTATCGTCTGATGAAGATCATGAGGTAAGAAAGAATGTATGCCACGGGTTGGTGATGCTGTTAGAAGTTCGTATGGATCGTTTGTTGCCGCATATGTCACAAATTATAGAG TATATGCTCATACGCACCCAAGACCCCGATCAAGGTGTAGCATTAGAAGCGTCAGAATTCTGGTTATCTCTCGCTGAGCAGAGTATTTGCAAAGAAGTGTTGGCGCCCTATTTAGGGCAGCTAGCTCCAGTATTAGTGCGTGGAATGCGATACTCTGAAATTGATATTATCCTGCTAAAAGGCAATGTTGAGGAGGACGACATGGTGCCTGACCGTGAGGAGGACATACGTCCTCGATTCCACAAATCTCGTACGCACACCCTTAAATCCGGCGAAAGCggtgttgatgatgatgatgatgattttgatgATGTGTTAGATGATGACAGTTCTCTATCAGAATGGAATTTGAGGAAATGTAGCGCCGCCGCACTGGACGTTTTAGCAAATGTCTTTCGCGAAGAATGTCTACCTATTGTATTGCCCATTCTCAAGGATACTCTGTTTCATCAGGAGTGGGTTATCAAAGAGAGTGGAGTGTTGGCACTGGGTGCTATTGCCGAGGGCTGCATGCAGGGTATGATTCCACATCTACCCGAACTCATACCCTATTTGATCAGTTGTTTGTCGGACAAGAAAGCATTGGTTCGCTCTATAACTTGCTGGACATTATCGCGCTATGCTAACTGGGTAGTAAACCAACCACATGATCAATATTTGAAACCATTAATGGAAGAACTACTAAAACGCATATTAGATTCTAATAAGCGTGTTCAAGAGGCAGCTTGCTCCGCATTCGCTACTCTGGAAGAAGAAGCTTGCACCGAATTGGTGCCATATTTGGAGTATATATTAAAAACTCTTGTATTTGCTTTCTCAAAATATCAACATAAAAATTTGCTTATACTGTATGATGCAGTTGGCACCCTAGCCGACTCTGTGGGTCACCATCTCAACAAACCACAATATATCGATATTTTGATGCCTCCCCTAATTGAAAAGTGGAATTTGCTAAAGGATGACGACAAAGACCTATTTCCTCTTTTGGAATGCCTGTCAAGCATCGCAACAGCTTTACAGTCGGGATTTTTACCATACTGCGATCCAGTTTATCAGCGCTGCATCTCACTTATCGAGCAAACTCTGAATCAAGACATG GCATGTAAAACTAATCCTGGCTTCGAGCATCCAGATAAAGAGCGAATGATTGTTGCATTAGACTTGTTATCAGGCCTCGCAGAAGGTTTAGACGGACATATTGAATCACTAGTCGCCAACAGCAATATTATGCAATTACTTTATCAATGTATGCAAGATGTATTACCAGAG GTGCGACAATCATCGTTCGCATTGTTGGGAGACTTAACTAAAGCTTGTTTTCAACATGTACATCCATTCATGTCGGAATTCTTCCCGATTTTGGGGCAAAATTTGAATCCTGATTACATTTCCGTATGCAACAATGCTACTTGGGCTATTGGTGAAATTTGCATGAAGCtgg GCGAAGAAACTCGGCAGTACATACATCTTGTACTCAATGAACTCTTCGTTATAATAAACAGACCGAACACTCCTAAAACACTGCTGGAAAATACAG caATAACAATCGGTCGTCTAGGTTATGTGTGCCCAGTTGAAGTGGCTCCTTATTTGCCAGAATTTGTACGACAGTG GTGTACATCTCTGCGTCATATAAGAGATAATGACGAAAAGGATTCGGCTTTTCGCGGAATGTGTCACATGATAACCGTAAATCCAGGTGGCGTCGTGCCCGACTTTATATTCTTCTGCGATGCTGTGGCTTCATGGGTAAATCCGCCACAAGATTTGCATCAAATGATTCAGAag ATTCTACATGGCTTCAAAACACAGGTAGGGGAAGAAAATTGGCGTCGTTTTGTCGATCAGTTCCCACAAAATCTCTCGGAGCGCCTGGTTGCTATGTACAACATTTAA